From the genome of Oncorhynchus masou masou isolate Uvic2021 chromosome 15, UVic_Omas_1.1, whole genome shotgun sequence:
AATATAACAACATTGCTTGGAAACAACACTTTTATATTAATTTCTGTTTCATTCACCTGTAATAAAAACGACAGCCCTTTAAGAGTGACTGAAGGCGTCACAGCAAGctcagaggggcgctgtttcgcgtGGTCTGAGGGCTTTATCTGACATTGATGCCTCTTTCTGCCCGTGCGCGTTTTGGTCAAATAAATGATCATTATTTCAATATTTAAAGTAAAGCAGGGTAGCCTGAACTTGAAGCAACAAGAATGGTGACAGCGGACACATTCTCGTGAGCTACGTTTTGCATATAGGATATAGTGTACCTTTTAGGAAGACGATTTGGAGTCAGAGACAAATAGATGGGTGGGCTAAACAATATTTGTTGAAAATGAAAGGCTTTCTCACGATGGGAGCCGAAGCGCGCGTTGCGCCTTTTCCTTTAATATGAACTTTTTTGATTGCACCTCGACTCACGTTCGTTGAGCGCCCTCCACTTCTTCCCATTATCAATATTTATTTACAGACAcgagtgtgtgaattggacaatatTTCTATTTTTACTAAGCATTCCAAacgtaacaagtacttttgggtataagggaaaagttgtcaaaaacatatagtaaagtacagataccccaaaatacaacttaagtaaaaaatatttaaagtattactgaagtactttacaccaatgCCAAAAGGTGATTCTATTTAGTGCATTAGATACAGTAACAAATGCTCAAATATTCTTTTTGAAGTGTATCCCTCATTTTAATCTGACATGTGCAATAAAAAAATCGATAGAATTTCACAAATGATGAAATTCTCTTAATTTTCTAAAATAATCGAGTATTGTATTTGAATCAACTGTCACTAAACTAAAAAACAATCAATGAAACCATTGTATTTAGAagcacacatttttattttcatataCAACAATTAATGTAAAGCCAACATGTTCTCTAGTTTCTGTGAAACTCCACTGTCTGACCATCATAAAGACTAAAGAGCATGAGAAAGAAAGCTTATTTATGTTCTTCTAAATGTTGCAAACACCAAGTAAAcatacaaaaaaatgtctgcatgcACAATAGCTCATGTGTCTAAACTCTCAGTCCATTAAGTATTAAGGATATAAAGGAAGGTGATGGACTGAATGCAAACAAACAAGCACAGCTTGAGAGTCCAAAACAACCTCAAGAGTTCCATGAAAAGCAGCATAAAAAGCAGTAAATAAATAGAGGAATCAAACATAATGAAATCAAGGTATAAAACGGAAGAATTGTTGTACCGTAGTTGTCAAGAGAGACAGAAGACATGTTGTAAAAGTCCAGACAAAGTGTAACAGCTCCCTGatagacagtactgtagcagtgtCAGTCTCCTAAATGCAGTCAGAAGTGTTGTATAGTTCAGCGGTATTCAACTGGGGTACTGCAGCGGTCAGCCCAAAAAAAATCTAACTtatgattggggggggggggggtcgccggtttgcctgggagggggtccctgggcAAGAAAAGGTTGGTACAGTATAGTTGATAAATGTACCAGACACCTGGTACAGTATAGTTGATAAATCCAGAGAGAGGTTAAGAGGCTAGTGTCTCTTTAATCCTTAAAGCCATCAATGAGTCAGTGATGTGTTTCTAACGCCATGATGATCCATTCACTTCTAATTCTTTATAGtctttgtcagtgatgtgtttctagctccacaaTGGTCCACTCCCCCTGTGGCGAGGCAGCATCTTCAGGAGAGAAGCTGGTCACAGTTATGCTAGTTGTGGAGTCCTCCAGGGGTGATATGAGCTCCGCCCAGCGTTTAAACGTCTCCTTCTCGTGGGGCAGGAAGATCTGCTGGGCGTCAAGGCAGTCCCGGGAGAGGGACAGGGTCTGCTTGATCAGATACTGGGCTAGATTCAGGTCCTCAGGGACTGGATTTATGATGCCCAGACTGGACTCCTGGTCTGAGAGGAGTTGCTTCAGCATGCTCCAGTCACGCTCTGCAAACTTACTGCTCTCCTCATTGTAACCTtcatcattctcctcctcctcctgccccactgtgctcctcctgctcctgtcCTTGAGGTTGTCTGAGGAGCTGAGGTGCTCAAAGGCTTCTCCCACGTCCAGTTCGTAGATGGGAGAGAGGGCTTTGGACGGGCGGCGGTCTTGTGTACAGGTCGGGGTTGTTGTTTGATCCAATCTGTCACAATGTCCCTCATTGTCCCCTAAAAACAATTGACAATACTGCACAATGACTTAACGATTCAGCTTTCCATAAGTCCATAGTCATTACACAGGCATTCTTCTGGTCACTTCTTTCCAATATCATCCCAACATCAACATGACTAAAGTTTCCCCCTTAATGCAACTGTGTCCTCTTAACCATTTAATAATCAATGATTGGATCAGGCAATGGCCTGTATTCTACTAGGAGATGAGAGGGGGCCCTCGTTTCACCATTGCATTGGTACTTGCGTTACAGACCAATGGATTATGATATGATATTGTTGATATTACTGTACATTTATATCAGGTGTATAAATCACGAGTAATCTCTGACCTGGACTGTGGGTAACAGGGAGGATGCACAGCTGCCTTAAAAGGTGAAGCACAGAGGGATGTAGTTGTCTGGATGTGTCTCTTTTATCCAGCAGTAATTAACACAGTAAGCCATGCATTGCATTGCCAGCGCTGGTTAGTTAGCCTAACTCTGCATAACTCCGTTTGCTCAGGCACCAGTGATATGTTTGAAGAAGTAAACCGTGCAGGTCTCTAACTATTGAGCAAACCTTTTGTATTGTACAGATATGATTATTATACTGTAACAACAATCTAAATGCAGGCAGAAATGATTTCATTTGTAGAACAAAAGGAAGTACGCACATCACTCGTTTTCTCTGACATTTCCCATTTGTTTTTATATACAGTTTCTTTCTATCATAAACACTGCTTCAATATCACTAAATAAGAGGTCTATACAGTCGCGGGCAAAAgtattgagaatgacacaaatattcattttcacaaagtctgctgcctcagtttgtatgatggcaatttgcaaatactccagaatgttatgaagagtgatcagatgaattgcaattaatcgCAAAGTccttctttgccatgcaaatgaactgaatccccaaaaaacatttgcacaaaaagggcttcacaggcaaggatattgctgccagtaagattgcacctaaatcaaccatttatcagatcataaagaacttcaagaagagcggttcaattgttgtgaagaaggcttcagggctaAAAAAAAAGTCCAacaagcaccaggaccgtctcctaaagttgattcagttgcgggatcggggcaccaccagtacagagtttgctcaggaatggcagcaggcaggtgtgagtgcatctgcaagcacagtgaggtgaagacttttggaggatggcctggtatcaagaagggcagcaaagaagccacttctctccaggaaaaacatcagggacagtgatattctgcaaaaggtacagggattggactgctgaggactggggtaaagtcatgttctctgatgaatcccctttccgattgtttggggcatccggaaaaaagcttgtccggagaaggtgagtgctaccattagtcctgtgtcatgccaacagttaagcatcctgagaccattcatgcgtggcgttgcttctcagccaagggagtgggctcactcacaagtttgtctaagaacacagccatgaataaagaatggtaccaacacatcctccgagagcaacttctcccaaccatccaggaacagtttggtgacgaacaatgcctttccagcatgatggagcaccttgcaataaggcaaaagtgataactaagtgtctcggggaacaaaacatcgatattttgggtccatggccaggacaCTCCCCAgaacttaatcccattgagaacttgtggtcagtcctcaagaggcgggtggacaaacaaaaccccacaaattctgaacaaactccaagcattgattatgcaagaatgggctgccatcagtcaggatgtggcccagaagtgaattgacagcatgccagggcagattgcagaggtcttgaaaaagtaGGGTCAAcattgcaaatattgactctttgcatcaacttcatgtacaTGTCAATAAAAGCCTTATAAAATAAACgcatgaaatgcttgtaataatacttcagtattccatagtaacatctgacaaaaatatctagacactgaagcagcagactttgtgaaaattaatatttgtgtcattctcaaaacttttggtcaCGACGGTACTGACAAAATATCATAAAAATGTCCACTTATCGCTGTTGACAGCAGAAACAAGATTGACATGTTTTGTTCTAGGATACCCCCTACCTAGTATCCATCCAAAATGTCACCATATCCcctacctatatagtgcacaaagtagtgcactatatagggaatagggttccatttcagatGTAAACCCCTAACTAAGTAATAGCATAGGATTTGCTGTATAACATGAGTGAAAAAAGAGAGACATATCAGAACTATGGAAGATAAAGATTGTTctagacacactacacacagaAGGCTACCAGGCAGCACCACACAAAGGCTATTGAACCAAACCAGTACTACAGAATaaaactacaaaaaaaaaaaatacaaaacaataatatTGGGTGGAATAAATAAAAAGACAAGACAACAAATGGCTTGTATTACTGGCATGCAGATGTCTTTACTAGATAAGCAGACTGAGGAACAGACACAGGCTAGGAGGATCTGACAAATTACAACAAAAACAAGCCGATCCTGGGTAGGTAAGGGTCCCTGTAGGTAGGTAACACGTAGATTGACATAAGACTAAACCTTTCTCAAAAGCAATCTGGTCATCGTGACAGCTTAGTACTGTGGTCCATAGTACAATACAGATATTTTGGGATTTACCTTCTAAATCAAATGGCCATATTATtatgtgatttgatttggtagTAAAAATCATAGCTTGGCTGCATGTCTTTTGCATAAAACACAAATTATATAGACATCAATCCCAATAAATAATATCATCAGCTATTATCTTATTGGCTTGACAAAGACCAGAAGCTGCTGGAGTTCATGGCATTCAATAAAATAAACAACGAAAAATCATTGAATAGGCCTATTTGCATTTTTATGTACATCAAAGTGCATCGGTACAACTAGGCCTAAGTCAATCCGCCACACCTTGTCACAAGGCAGGTGGTTTATAACCAACACATGGCATAGTACTTGACACTAAATTATTACGTTTTGACATTAACATAGCCAGCCCCCCCCTTCATATGTAATCTGAGTAGTCAGGGTCAGAATGCCTCTGAAAAAGTTGAATCATTAGGGCTGATTATAGCTAAACTACTCCTGCACGTTTTTTGATTGACCAATCTTCATGTTTTAAATTGGTGTTGCAAATTCAAATCAATGGACTGGTACACAAACAGATGTTTTGTGTAATGATAGCAAGGTTTTAGCTATATGGGCATATACAAAAATGATCCCCTCATTGAAATTGAACTAGTTATATAATCTGCATAATATcctttttgagaggaatgggatagCTAAGTGTACGTTTCATGATGCAAATGAGTAGTCCGAGCATTATATCATATGAGACAGAGGAGATTGTATCTTGCAAAGGGTGAACTAACTAACTATGCCTTGACTGATGGagtttggctgggtggggaaGGAAAATGGTTGAGGGGTTTGGTTTTAGGGTTTAAATTAGGAGGGGTCCTAAATGTAGATTAGTATACATTACCTGCTGGGGACTGTGGGATAGCTGCATGTGCAGGAGACTCCCCTGTCTGCTGAGGGTAATTTAAGTCTAGATGTAAGtctgctctcttgctctctgcagGTACAGATGCTTGGTTAGGCTTGGTTGAGGGGTTCCTGCGTGGTGTCCCTCCGTTGCTGTACTGTTCAGCAGGCCGGAGGTCCAGGTGGCAGGGTCTCTCCCGCTCCTGGGGAGGCAGGTCactgaggtcagggtccaggggaGGGCAACCAGGGCTGGGCTCTACTCCCTCCACCTTGGTGGGGTTATGGTCATCTACCAGAGGATCCTGGATCTCAGTGAGGAAAACAATGGGTTTGGTGTTGGACTCCTGCTCGGTACCTTGTTCCTGCGGAGGTGTGCTTTTGGGAAGGTCAGACGCCAGGTGCTCCCCAGAGTGAGACACGGAGTTGGGGGCCGACTGAGGGGCTGGAGGAGGGTCACTCTCGAAGACTTCGCAGGGTGTGAGGGGGTCGTCAGGCTGTTGCTGGGGTGGAGTCTGCGCGCCGCCCTCCTCTGATCCCAGCTCCTCACACTCGTCCACAGAGATCAGAACAGAGCGGCGGAAGTTAGAGGCTGACTGGTAGTCCTGCTGCTCATTGTCCTGGTCAGGGTCAGCTCCATCCTCGAAGGCCAAGTTGATAATGCCCTGGAACTGAGGGGATGGGTCAACGGGAGACAGAGGGGCATGATGACAAGGAAGAACCTCCACCTCTGACTTCtcgtcctcttcctcatcctcctcttcctcagactccTCCGACTCATCGGAGGAGAAGAGCTGGCTGTCGGGGACCTGCTTCACTGTAACATTGGCCTCcactttctctacctcctcctcaacAGGGACCTCCTCTCGGTCCCTGCTCAGCCAGGAGCGTGGCCGTCGCCTCACCCCTTCCTCCTCACTGGTGGTCTCAACCTCGCGCCCCTTCAGCCTCACCTCGACCCGCAGCCCACCGTCCAGCATCTTCAGCTCCTCGGGCGTACTCGTGTCACTACTACTGCGGCCCAGGAAGTCATGGCAACGCATGGTTCCGCCTCCCTTGGTTCCGCCGCGGTCGTTGGAGCAGCAGTCGTCCACGTCGTCCTGCGAGCCTCCGGCATCATAGTCCTCAGAGCGGGGCTTGATGTCGTCTGAGGAGGTGGTGGCGCTGCCGGACTCTGACTCAGGGCTGACCTGGTGGTGCAGGCCGCTCCAAGAGTCCTCTACAGGGTTATCTGTGCTGCTCAGGCTGCCTGGGTTCGGGGTGTCCAGGGGAAGATCGGTGGTTGAGCCAGGagtgtgtttacatgtgtgtgttcCCTCTGTGTGCTTAGCAGGCTCTCCGTTTACAAGAGCATTCCCTTGAGAGATGTGGTTGGTTGCTGGTGGCTGACTGGACAGAGCCCTGATTCCTCCTGTGCTGTTAGGTTTACCTGGTTGTTTGGCAGACTTCTGGGGACTCTGCTTAGGGCTGGTGCTCAGGGGTAAGGAGAGGGAGTCCTCTCCTCCACCGAGGCCCTGGGGGCCTGATGGTAGTAAACTGTTGTGTGTCGGGCTCTGCTCTGTTGATCCTGCTGCTGGCTCGGAGGACGCCTCCCTGGGATTTGAATGGGAGGAGACCCTCTCTGCTTCAGCACCAGTGTCATTAGCCTGTTGAGTCTCCGCAGAGGTTTTACCATtatatccctctttctctttagCTGCAGGCTTTTTAGAAGAAACGACAGAGGAGGAAGAGTTTTTAACTGGTCCCGCTGACTTTGGGGAGGCTTTCTCTGTAGGAGATTCAGAGGTACTTTTCTGCTTAGGTCCAGATTTGGCCATTGCTTGCGGAGACTGTTTGGAAGGAGCAGAGCTAGAGTTGGATTTTGTAGGTTTAGAAGCAGATTTGGCTGCGGTAGCTGGGGTGGGTTTTGTGGTCTTCCTGGCTGCTTTGTCTGCTGAGGCTTTAGAACCATCCTTATCCTCCTCCTTCCTGGGAGACGCATGCTTTCTGGCACTCAGGGAGGACCCAGGTCTAGAGACTTCATGAGAGGAGAAACAAGAAAAAGGGAAG
Proteins encoded in this window:
- the LOC135556262 gene encoding BTB/POZ domain-containing protein 8-like isoform X3, whose product is MYTADQRMGLAGEGIPEDSESPTIVLNGPDVDLHTDSDNAVVVEPASGLGADLLDLYLRGEGSDISIQVGEQVFSCHRAVLCARSQYFRAMLCGSWMESSRQCITLQGLGPDEMEILLQFMYGAIIDLPPRASASQVVLAADMLGLEGLKDVVEMVLTRDYCRFFPKPIDGVQKTILECLSLTHTLGLQSLHSLCMRWVAEHYVKSWSERHFALLPCEVQRACLNAVTGAMTVQNTVTLLCGSEQLLGSLPEVKWAKQTVLLATELQDQCLSVIVTNLAQVSHTQAFHSLRRREESTREPALLKKLCSAIRDRVTVDNCCDLFTAVDHLAGEEDIEGETPLEERGQREEPFRREIGALRARLWTFLLQSFYAVRHTRGWETLPSKHRERILAAALDKGDSRRLGKKPVFTSSQQPRGVRCASGPAAPCESPPVHRANRVVRNTGTGSCTTAASSPTMKSDGLGTPVLAATAERGTNAIKPGDSDPSRAKNGKTKQPGDHRSTTAKAKTTTSATVLNGTAGPGGARKEVATANGSRGSPTGGKGTKDQDRRPNPGARPKTSPPGTTSTAQARPGKLQRSTAGKGDSFQGADSSTAHPATTTPSTSGSASPDNSSGSPRNSHAIPGLKSKTQAKLLTKSPLTKPPQKTDTAKTNSPTNKPSAREANKAKPPSIGRATTRGTGARADTKGRSTPTGSAENHVSRPGSSLSARKHASPRKEEDKDGSKASADKAARKTTKPTPATAAKSASKPTKSNSSSAPSKQSPQAMAKSGPKQKSTSESPTEKASPKSAGPVKNSSSSVVSSKKPAAKEKEGYNGKTSAETQQANDTGAEAERVSSHSNPREASSEPAAGSTEQSPTHNSLLPSGPQGLGGGEDSLSLPLSTSPKQSPQKSAKQPGKPNSTGGIRALSSQPPATNHISQGNALVNGEPAKHTEGTHTCKHTPGSTTDLPLDTPNPGSLSSTDNPVEDSWSGLHHQVSPESESGSATTSSDDIKPRSEDYDAGGSQDDVDDCCSNDRGGTKGGGTMRCHDFLGRSSSDTSTPEELKMLDGGLRVEVRLKGREVETTSEEEGVRRRPRSWLSRDREEVPVEEEVEKVEANVTVKQVPDSQLFSSDESEESEEEEDEEEDEKSEVEVLPCHHAPLSPVDPSPQFQGIINLAFEDGADPDQDNEQQDYQSASNFRRSVLISVDECEELGSEEGGAQTPPQQQPDDPLTPCEVFESDPPPAPQSAPNSVSHSGEHLASDLPKSTPPQEQGTEQESNTKPIVFLTEIQDPLVDDHNPTKVEGVEPSPGCPPLDPDLSDLPPQERERPCHLDLRPAEQYSNGGTPRRNPSTKPNQASVPAESKRADLHLDLNYPQQTGESPAHAAIPQSPAGDNEGHCDRLDQTTTPTCTQDRRPSKALSPIYELDVGEAFEHLSSSDNLKDRSRRSTVGQEEEENDEGYNEESSKFAERDWSMLKQLLSDQESSLGIINPVPEDLNLAQYLIKQTLSLSRDCLDAQQIFLPHEKETFKRWAELISPLEDSTTSITVTSFSPEDAASPQGEWTIVELETHH
- the LOC135556262 gene encoding BTB/POZ domain-containing protein 8-like isoform X1 yields the protein MINTEAIREFEAKGRKSRSNLKKCLASALSADLNRLLQEELEADVSLCTVGSCTSSTPLLVHRAVLLARAPQILRRGSHPDPKTIQLNNYDSTELKQYIRRMYTADQRMGLAGEGIPEDSESPTIVLNGPDVDLHTDSDNAVVVEPASGLGADLLDLYLRGEGSDISIQVGEQVFSCHRAVLCARSQYFRAMLCGSWMESSRQCITLQGLGPDEMEILLQFMYGAIIDLPPRASASQVVLAADMLGLEGLKDVVEMVLTRDYCRFFPKPIDGVQKTILECLSLTHTLGLQSLHSLCMRWVAEHYVKSWSERHFALLPCEVQRACLNAVTGAMTVQNTVTLLCGSEQLLGSLPEVKWAKQTVLLATELQDQCLSVIVTNLAQVSHTQAFHSLRRREESTREPALLKKLCSAIRDRVTVDNCCDLFTAVDHLAGEEDIEGETPLEERGQREEPFRREIGALRARLWTFLLQSFYAVRHTRGWETLPSKHRERILAAALDKGDSRRLGKKPVFTSSQQPRGVRCASGPAAPCESPPVHRANRVVRNTGTGSCTTAASSPTMKSDGLGTPVLAATAERGTNAIKPGDSDPSRAKNGKTKQPGDHRSTTAKAKTTTSATVLNGTAGPGGARKEVATANGSRGSPTGGKGTKDQDRRPNPGARPKTSPPGTTSTAQARPGKLQRSTAGKGDSFQGADSSTAHPATTTPSTSGSASPDNSSGSPRNSHAIPGLKSKTQAKLLTKSPLTKPPQKTDTAKTNSPTNKPSAREANKAKPPSIGRATTRGTGARADTKGRSTPTGSAENHVSRPGSSLSARKHASPRKEEDKDGSKASADKAARKTTKPTPATAAKSASKPTKSNSSSAPSKQSPQAMAKSGPKQKSTSESPTEKASPKSAGPVKNSSSSVVSSKKPAAKEKEGYNGKTSAETQQANDTGAEAERVSSHSNPREASSEPAAGSTEQSPTHNSLLPSGPQGLGGGEDSLSLPLSTSPKQSPQKSAKQPGKPNSTGGIRALSSQPPATNHISQGNALVNGEPAKHTEGTHTCKHTPGSTTDLPLDTPNPGSLSSTDNPVEDSWSGLHHQVSPESESGSATTSSDDIKPRSEDYDAGGSQDDVDDCCSNDRGGTKGGGTMRCHDFLGRSSSDTSTPEELKMLDGGLRVEVRLKGREVETTSEEEGVRRRPRSWLSRDREEVPVEEEVEKVEANVTVKQVPDSQLFSSDESEESEEEEDEEEDEKSEVEVLPCHHAPLSPVDPSPQFQGIINLAFEDGADPDQDNEQQDYQSASNFRRSVLISVDECEELGSEEGGAQTPPQQQPDDPLTPCEVFESDPPPAPQSAPNSVSHSGEHLASDLPKSTPPQEQGTEQESNTKPIVFLTEIQDPLVDDHNPTKVEGVEPSPGCPPLDPDLSDLPPQERERPCHLDLRPAEQYSNGGTPRRNPSTKPNQASVPAESKRADLHLDLNYPQQTGESPAHAAIPQSPAGDNEGHCDRLDQTTTPTCTQDRRPSKALSPIYELDVGEAFEHLSSSDNLKDRSRRSTVGQEEEENDEGYNEESSKFAERDWSMLKQLLSDQESSLGIINPVPEDLNLAQYLIKQTLSLSRDCLDAQQIFLPHEKETFKRWAELISPLEDSTTSITVTSFSPEDAASPQGEWTIVELETHH
- the LOC135556262 gene encoding BTB/POZ domain-containing protein 8-like isoform X2, whose product is MINTEAIREFEAKGRKSRSNLKKCLASALSADLNRLLQEELEADVSLCTVGSCTSSTPLLVHRAVLLARAPQILRRGSHPDPKTIQLNNYDSTELKQYIRRMYTADQRMGLAGEGIPEDSESPTIVLNGPDVDLHTDSDNAVVVEPASGLGADLLDLYLRGEGSDISIQVGEQVFSCHRAVLCARSQYFRAMLCGSWMESSRQCITLQGLGPDEMEILLQFMYGAIIDLPPRASASQVVLAADMLGLEGLKDVVEMVLTRDYCRFFPKPIDGVQKTILECLSLTHTLGLQSLHSLCMRWVAEHYVKSWSERHFALLPCEVQRACLNAVTGAMTVQNTVTLLCGSEQLLGSLPEVKWAKQTVLLATELQDQCLSVIVTNLAQVSHTQAFHSLRRREESTREPALLKKLCSAIRDRVTVDNCCDLFTAVDHLAGEEDIEGETPLEERGQREEPFRREIGALRARLWTFLLQSFYAVRHTRGWETLPSKHRERILAAALDKGDSRRLGKKPVFTSSQPRGVRCASGPAAPCESPPVHRANRVVRNTGTGSCTTAASSPTMKSDGLGTPVLAATAERGTNAIKPGDSDPSRAKNGKTKQPGDHRSTTAKAKTTTSATVLNGTAGPGGARKEVATANGSRGSPTGGKGTKDQDRRPNPGARPKTSPPGTTSTAQARPGKLQRSTAGKGDSFQGADSSTAHPATTTPSTSGSASPDNSSGSPRNSHAIPGLKSKTQAKLLTKSPLTKPPQKTDTAKTNSPTNKPSAREANKAKPPSIGRATTRGTGARADTKGRSTPTGSAENHVSRPGSSLSARKHASPRKEEDKDGSKASADKAARKTTKPTPATAAKSASKPTKSNSSSAPSKQSPQAMAKSGPKQKSTSESPTEKASPKSAGPVKNSSSSVVSSKKPAAKEKEGYNGKTSAETQQANDTGAEAERVSSHSNPREASSEPAAGSTEQSPTHNSLLPSGPQGLGGGEDSLSLPLSTSPKQSPQKSAKQPGKPNSTGGIRALSSQPPATNHISQGNALVNGEPAKHTEGTHTCKHTPGSTTDLPLDTPNPGSLSSTDNPVEDSWSGLHHQVSPESESGSATTSSDDIKPRSEDYDAGGSQDDVDDCCSNDRGGTKGGGTMRCHDFLGRSSSDTSTPEELKMLDGGLRVEVRLKGREVETTSEEEGVRRRPRSWLSRDREEVPVEEEVEKVEANVTVKQVPDSQLFSSDESEESEEEEDEEEDEKSEVEVLPCHHAPLSPVDPSPQFQGIINLAFEDGADPDQDNEQQDYQSASNFRRSVLISVDECEELGSEEGGAQTPPQQQPDDPLTPCEVFESDPPPAPQSAPNSVSHSGEHLASDLPKSTPPQEQGTEQESNTKPIVFLTEIQDPLVDDHNPTKVEGVEPSPGCPPLDPDLSDLPPQERERPCHLDLRPAEQYSNGGTPRRNPSTKPNQASVPAESKRADLHLDLNYPQQTGESPAHAAIPQSPAGDNEGHCDRLDQTTTPTCTQDRRPSKALSPIYELDVGEAFEHLSSSDNLKDRSRRSTVGQEEEENDEGYNEESSKFAERDWSMLKQLLSDQESSLGIINPVPEDLNLAQYLIKQTLSLSRDCLDAQQIFLPHEKETFKRWAELISPLEDSTTSITVTSFSPEDAASPQGEWTIVELETHH